A window from Deltaproteobacteria bacterium CG11_big_fil_rev_8_21_14_0_20_49_13 encodes these proteins:
- a CDS encoding IS110 family transposase, with amino-acid sequence MVILLAMKPSKKRGETMSKEYNHYIAVDWSIKNMAIARMTGKSNKVTVVDVPSEIEDLKLYLGILRGSKILALEETTTSQWLYTELKGHVDRLVICDPVRNHLLSEGAKTDKIDAVKLVQLLRANLLKEVYHSAEGFLELRRLVSGYDDLVKAMVRLKNQRYSLLKTSGLTGEESTGTRLKGTVKQRVIEGMERQLECCKREKDIYEEDFEKLARKHAEIRHQKSLPGIGIIGAVKIVSRVVSPGRFIDAGHYLSYAGLVKLERTSGGVVYGRKNSRYSRGLKSVYKMGAVTAIGGNNTIHDYYEPNYRRKNNVDETSQGN; translated from the coding sequence ATGGTCATTTTGCTGGCAATGAAGCCAAGCAAAAAAAGGGGGGAGACTATGAGCAAGGAGTATAATCACTACATCGCGGTCGATTGGTCAATAAAAAACATGGCGATCGCCCGAATGACCGGGAAGTCGAACAAGGTGACCGTTGTGGATGTTCCGTCAGAGATTGAGGATCTAAAGTTATATTTAGGCATTTTACGAGGGAGCAAGATACTGGCGCTGGAGGAGACAACGACATCACAGTGGCTATACACAGAGCTGAAGGGTCACGTGGATCGTTTGGTGATATGTGATCCAGTACGGAACCATTTATTAAGCGAAGGAGCCAAGACAGACAAGATAGACGCAGTGAAGTTAGTGCAGCTGCTTCGGGCAAATTTATTGAAGGAAGTATATCATTCGGCAGAAGGTTTTTTGGAACTGCGGCGTTTAGTGAGCGGATACGATGATCTGGTGAAGGCGATGGTAAGGCTGAAGAACCAGCGATATTCATTGTTAAAAACAAGCGGTTTGACGGGAGAGGAATCGACCGGAACTCGGTTGAAGGGCACAGTTAAACAGAGGGTTATCGAGGGAATGGAGAGGCAGCTTGAATGTTGCAAGAGGGAGAAAGATATCTATGAGGAGGATTTTGAGAAGCTGGCTCGGAAACACGCGGAGATAAGACATCAGAAGAGTTTGCCTGGTATCGGGATAATTGGGGCAGTAAAGATAGTTTCGCGAGTAGTTTCACCTGGGAGATTTATAGATGCGGGGCATTATTTAAGTTATGCCGGATTAGTAAAACTTGAGAGGACAAGCGGCGGCGTTGTGTATGGGCGAAAGAACTCGCGTTACAGCAGGGGATTAAAATCAGTTTATAAGATGGGGGCTGTAACCGCGATAGGCGGAAACAATACGATCCACGATTATTATGAGCCAAATTATCGGAGGAAAAATAATGTAGACGAAACAAGTCAGGGGAATTAA
- a CDS encoding transposase, with translation MGYNFFEYNREQRYLLPPSLQEWVPKGDLAWFVLDAVKQMDLSEYYKGYRTDGSGAAGFDPSVMVAILLYAYCVGERSSRKIERLCERDVAFRVVAANLTPDHSTISRFRKDHREAIGKLFTEILRICGEAGLVKVGVVAIDGTKIEANASLAANRTHDRLRNEVEKILDEADAIDKAEDALYGEGKRGDELPEIAKREEEERESGQKKSGRKPKEPDKNPDAEAKANVTDPESRIMKTRKGYVQGYNAQTAVAEGQIIISAGVTQEENDVGQMHPMPGKAKKELKAAGIAGEMEHALFDAGYCSEDNLSKLAKDGPEVFVATTKDWKQQKAQKDCGSPRGRMPRGLTKRERMERKLMTKAGQEMYGKRKIIVEPPFGQMKDGQGFRRFMVRGMRSVSSEWRLMCASHNLLKLWRSGMQKVLGKWQTALVMC, from the coding sequence ATGGGATACAATTTTTTTGAATACAATCGGGAACAACGGTATTTATTGCCGCCGTCACTTCAGGAGTGGGTTCCAAAGGGCGATCTTGCGTGGTTTGTTCTAGATGCTGTGAAGCAGATGGACCTAAGCGAATATTACAAAGGTTATCGCACAGATGGCAGTGGTGCAGCGGGCTTTGATCCTTCGGTGATGGTAGCGATATTATTGTACGCGTATTGCGTAGGAGAGCGATCATCGCGAAAGATCGAACGACTGTGCGAACGAGACGTGGCGTTTCGGGTAGTTGCGGCGAATCTAACACCTGATCATAGCACGATCAGTCGATTTCGGAAAGATCACCGGGAAGCTATTGGCAAGTTATTTACCGAGATACTCCGGATATGCGGGGAAGCTGGATTGGTAAAAGTGGGGGTCGTGGCAATAGACGGGACGAAGATAGAGGCGAACGCATCGTTGGCGGCGAATCGGACGCACGACCGTTTGCGGAACGAGGTTGAGAAGATATTGGACGAGGCGGATGCGATAGATAAAGCAGAAGATGCTTTATATGGCGAAGGCAAACGCGGAGACGAATTGCCGGAGATAGCAAAGCGCGAAGAAGAAGAGCGGGAGAGCGGCCAGAAAAAGAGTGGGCGTAAGCCCAAGGAGCCAGACAAGAATCCTGATGCTGAAGCGAAGGCAAACGTGACCGACCCTGAGAGTCGAATCATGAAGACGCGAAAGGGTTACGTTCAGGGATACAACGCGCAGACGGCGGTAGCGGAGGGGCAGATTATAATATCAGCCGGGGTAACGCAGGAAGAGAACGACGTGGGTCAGATGCATCCGATGCCTGGCAAGGCGAAAAAGGAATTGAAAGCGGCTGGGATAGCGGGAGAGATGGAACACGCGTTGTTTGACGCCGGATATTGTAGCGAAGATAATTTATCGAAGTTGGCAAAAGACGGGCCTGAGGTATTTGTGGCGACGACGAAGGATTGGAAACAGCAGAAGGCGCAGAAGGATTGTGGGAGTCCGCGAGGAAGGATGCCGAGGGGATTGACGAAGAGAGAGCGGATGGAGCGCAAACTGATGACAAAGGCGGGGCAAGAGATGTACGGAAAGCGAAAGATAATTGTTGAGCCGCCGTTTGGACAAATGAAAGATGGACAAGGTTTTAGACGGTTCATGGTGCGCGGAATGAGATCGGTCAGTAGCGAGTGGCGATTAATGTGCGCTTCGCACAACCTGTTGAAACTTTGGCGCAGCGGGATGCAGAAGGTTCTTGGAAAGTGGCAGACAGCTCTGGTCATGTGTTAG